Proteins co-encoded in one Quercus robur chromosome 8, dhQueRobu3.1, whole genome shotgun sequence genomic window:
- the LOC126696139 gene encoding uncharacterized protein LOC126696139 translates to MPAYCMNVEAEVNRKPWYHDIKAYIKDSEYPLGHKQWEEVHQNIICRYGILGELITNNGKNLNGKMIEKLCQQFKIEHQNSVPYRPQMNGAVEAANKNINKILVKMTDKYKDWHDFLPFDLCAYRTSVRTSTGATPYSLVYGMEVVLPTEVEIPSLRILS, encoded by the exons ATGCCGGCCTACTGCATGAACGTCGAAGCTGAAGTCAATAGGAAGCCATGGTACCATGATATCAAAGCTTATATCAAAGATAGTGAATACCCACTAGGCCACAAACAATGGGAAGAAGTTCATCAG AACATCATTTGCCGCTACGGCATACTAGGAGAGCTCATTACCAataatgggaaaaacctaaatggaaaaatgatCGAGAAACTTTGCCAACAGTTCAAGATTGAACACCAGAATTCAGTTCCTTATCGTCCTCAAATGAATGGTGCAGTAGAAGCcgccaacaaaaacataaataagatCTTAGTGAAGATGACAGACAAGTATAAGGATTGGCATGATTTCTTGCCATTTGACTTGTGCGCCTATCGCACTTCTGTTCGTACTTCCACGGGTGCAACCCCATATTCCTTGGTCTATGGCATGGAAGTCGTCCTCCCCACAGAGGTAGAGATCCCATCTCTCAGAATCTTATCATAG